Proteins from a single region of Chryseobacterium sp. T16E-39:
- a CDS encoding exopolysaccharide biosynthesis polyprenyl glycosylphosphotransferase, giving the protein MQRIRYSRYLKSIILLLDLVVIASVFIFFFLNRNQDLIHDRDSWYENSFPLILLISFWILLSGRTKIYNIRRNLTYIIFIERIITHFILFVIGLVLIRKVSNNKFFSSELSWLSLYLFSFIIITKSFIYFGIKYLRSLGINNRNVMFLNENSSTDILKNILKERKDFGYKIFEYHNKKIFKDELQSFWKSNGIHTLFLPLENTFEPHTEDEIFRLAEANKVHISLIPNISQTDLFTYDLGYVQTQPVLNQSKYPLDYYSNYLLKRLFDIIFSVLIIVFICSWLFPLIAIFIKLSSKGPVFFIQKRYGFHEEVFGCLKFRTMVVNAESTTKTTSDNDSRITGIGKFLRKTSLDEMPQFINVLRGEMSVVGPRPHMLVVDNYYKPKIGRYSLRSMVNPGITGLAQANGLRGDSGDVEIEMKKRVLADTFYVRNWSFALDLVIILKTILVVISGDKNAK; this is encoded by the coding sequence ATGCAGAGAATTCGGTACTCTAGATATTTAAAATCGATTATCCTTTTGCTTGACCTTGTGGTTATTGCATCTGTATTTATATTCTTTTTTTTAAACAGAAATCAGGACCTGATACATGACCGGGATAGCTGGTATGAAAATTCATTTCCTTTAATTCTGCTTATATCTTTCTGGATTCTATTGAGTGGAAGGACCAAAATTTATAATATAAGAAGAAATCTTACCTATATTATTTTTATAGAACGCATTATCACCCATTTTATACTATTTGTAATTGGTTTGGTACTGATAAGAAAAGTAAGCAACAATAAATTTTTCAGTTCAGAACTGTCCTGGCTTTCATTATATCTGTTTTCTTTTATCATTATTACAAAATCTTTTATTTATTTTGGAATAAAATATTTAAGATCCTTAGGTATCAATAATCGAAACGTGATGTTTCTCAACGAAAACAGCTCTACCGATATTTTAAAGAACATCCTAAAAGAAAGAAAAGATTTTGGATATAAAATTTTTGAGTACCATAATAAGAAGATCTTCAAAGATGAATTGCAGTCTTTTTGGAAAAGCAATGGTATCCATACCTTATTTTTACCTCTGGAAAATACATTTGAACCTCATACAGAGGATGAAATATTCAGATTGGCAGAGGCAAACAAAGTACATATATCGCTGATCCCCAATATATCACAAACGGACCTGTTTACTTATGATTTAGGATACGTTCAGACACAACCGGTTTTAAACCAATCGAAATACCCTCTGGATTATTATTCTAATTACCTTCTAAAAAGGCTTTTTGATATTATCTTTTCGGTGTTAATTATTGTATTCATATGTTCGTGGTTGTTTCCACTTATTGCCATTTTTATTAAACTATCATCTAAAGGGCCTGTTTTTTTCATTCAGAAACGGTATGGTTTTCATGAGGAAGTATTTGGCTGTTTAAAGTTCAGAACCATGGTCGTGAATGCGGAATCAACTACGAAAACCACATCGGACAATGATTCCAGAATTACAGGAATAGGCAAATTTTTGAGAAAAACAAGTTTGGATGAAATGCCTCAGTTCATCAATGTATTAAGGGGGGAAATGTCTGTTGTAGGTCCCCGTCCCCATATGTTGGTTGTTGATAATTATTACAAACCCAAAATTGGAAGATACAGCCTTAGAAGTATGGTTAATCCGGGAATTACAGGTTTGGCACAGGCAAACGGATTAAGAGGAGATTCCGGAGATGTGGAAATTGAAATGAAAAAACGGGTACTGGCAGATACTTTCTATGTTAGAAATTGGAGCTTTGCTCTGGATCTGGTCATTATTTTGAAAACTATTTTAGTGGTTATAAGTGGAGATAAAAACGCAAAATAG